From a single Lentisphaera profundi genomic region:
- a CDS encoding sulfatase, with the protein MKLKFIPFLLLSFSLFSQDRPKPNIVLMLADDLGWQDVKCYDIDKPSPMETPNLDALATKGVKFWQAYSPAPVCAPSRAAILSGHHPARGEMTSVAGGKPPHAGHPKNSFQITPWYSSRMPLSTFSLAEALKAEGYTTGHSGKWHISKNHYAYPQPFHHGFDYSVHERGVQNNMTPDRLTEFATNDPKDPYRLDKNGMPFDAPQHGAMTFIKENQDKPFFLYYATWLVHAPIVMRSEALLRKYEKKLGVTLTDEHKKSWKKKGQSNPFYCAMVEQLDYYLGQIFTHLETTDDPRWPGHKLIENTYIIFSSDNGGMEGGGNEIYTDNFPLDRGKISTKEGGVRVPLIITGPGIAKNTESEVMVNGLDFFPTILSLIGAKKPKNKIFDGCDLVPLLKTDVSDPTLVKNTAGKVRDTMLWHFPQSENTSSIRVGDYKLLRRYNKENSLELYRLYDSSKQTQVRSDIEEMKDIAVKMPDKVRELNDKLSLIISGMGGRTPYFNPHYVGPLTHKKKAPVIFNHKQVGNKVEFRFKNNGAQVIHADLIYTQKGGDRDEEWQRLDAEILEDNKVIAFLPKHTSHFFLNLIDENNFLASYPEIDGLKKRNENLGFSSMALKAHYPKAHKGKPINFSEIFTDLSQPNSHVDILLSEDFEADKLPTSMSFTQGISLSNIAAASGSQGLELFDSKKLTRPWMPLTDFKVDTPKDKKSGQLRISFALKLDEKSPGILGFVLRDHRSGKRLSLGDIKIGDDCVKANGLTLMSFDPGICYQVDLSLQWGPKRSHFYTLSATTADGRHLSASVPYENYHFNLPDSVSLMGLGAQESLIYIDNLVIRLED; encoded by the coding sequence ATGAAACTTAAGTTCATACCCTTCTTACTCTTATCATTCAGCCTCTTTTCTCAAGATCGACCCAAGCCCAATATCGTACTCATGCTCGCCGATGACTTGGGTTGGCAAGATGTGAAATGTTATGATATTGATAAGCCCTCGCCCATGGAAACCCCGAATCTCGACGCTTTAGCAACAAAGGGCGTCAAGTTCTGGCAAGCCTATTCCCCTGCCCCCGTATGTGCTCCTAGCCGCGCGGCGATCCTCAGTGGTCATCACCCTGCCCGTGGTGAAATGACGAGTGTTGCGGGTGGTAAGCCTCCTCATGCTGGTCATCCCAAAAACTCTTTTCAAATCACGCCTTGGTATAGCTCGCGCATGCCCTTGAGTACTTTTAGCTTGGCAGAAGCTCTAAAAGCCGAAGGCTACACGACGGGTCATAGCGGTAAATGGCACATCTCAAAAAATCATTATGCCTACCCACAACCCTTTCATCATGGCTTTGATTACTCGGTACACGAACGCGGTGTTCAGAACAATATGACACCTGATCGTCTTACAGAATTTGCTACTAATGACCCCAAGGACCCCTACCGTTTAGACAAAAATGGCATGCCTTTTGATGCTCCCCAGCATGGTGCCATGACTTTTATTAAAGAAAACCAAGACAAGCCCTTTTTTCTTTACTACGCTACTTGGTTGGTTCATGCGCCCATTGTCATGCGTAGTGAAGCACTGCTCAGAAAGTATGAAAAAAAACTAGGCGTAACACTCACGGATGAACACAAAAAGAGCTGGAAGAAAAAGGGCCAAAGCAATCCTTTTTATTGCGCCATGGTTGAGCAACTCGATTATTACCTAGGACAAATTTTTACACATTTAGAAACGACTGATGATCCCCGCTGGCCCGGCCATAAACTGATCGAAAATACTTACATCATTTTTAGCTCCGATAACGGTGGTATGGAGGGTGGTGGAAATGAAATCTATACCGATAACTTCCCTCTCGACCGCGGTAAAATCTCCACCAAAGAAGGCGGTGTTCGCGTCCCACTCATTATCACGGGTCCGGGTATAGCTAAAAACACAGAGAGTGAGGTCATGGTCAATGGCTTGGACTTTTTTCCCACTATCCTATCGCTCATTGGAGCTAAGAAACCGAAAAATAAGATTTTTGATGGCTGTGACCTAGTCCCCTTATTAAAAACTGATGTCTCCGACCCCACACTGGTTAAAAATACCGCCGGAAAAGTTCGCGACACCATGCTTTGGCATTTTCCTCAATCCGAGAATACGAGCTCAATCCGAGTGGGAGACTATAAATTATTACGACGCTATAATAAAGAAAATTCTCTGGAGCTCTACCGCTTGTATGATTCTTCTAAGCAAACTCAAGTACGCTCTGACATCGAGGAAATGAAAGACATTGCGGTAAAAATGCCCGATAAAGTACGCGAACTAAATGATAAGCTCAGCTTAATAATTAGCGGAATGGGTGGGCGTACACCTTACTTCAATCCCCATTATGTGGGTCCCCTAACCCATAAAAAAAAGGCTCCCGTCATCTTCAACCATAAGCAAGTGGGAAACAAAGTCGAATTCCGTTTTAAAAACAATGGGGCTCAAGTCATCCACGCCGACCTCATTTACACTCAAAAAGGTGGTGATCGCGATGAAGAATGGCAACGCCTTGACGCTGAAATACTCGAAGATAACAAAGTGATTGCCTTTCTCCCCAAACACACGAGTCATTTCTTCCTCAACTTAATTGATGAAAACAATTTCTTAGCCTCCTATCCAGAAATTGATGGTCTCAAAAAAAGAAACGAAAACTTGGGTTTCAGTTCTATGGCCTTAAAAGCTCATTACCCTAAAGCCCATAAAGGAAAGCCCATTAATTTTAGTGAGATATTCACTGATTTAAGCCAGCCAAATAGCCATGTAGATATTCTTCTCAGTGAGGATTTCGAAGCTGATAAACTACCCACGAGTATGAGCTTCACTCAAGGTATTTCTCTCAGCAATATAGCGGCCGCAAGTGGCTCACAAGGCCTAGAGCTTTTCGATAGCAAAAAATTGACTCGTCCTTGGATGCCCCTAACAGATTTTAAAGTTGATACCCCAAAGGACAAAAAATCTGGTCAGCTAAGAATTTCATTCGCTTTAAAACTAGACGAAAAATCACCGGGAATACTCGGCTTTGTCTTGCGAGACCACCGTTCAGGAAAACGTTTATCCCTCGGAGACATTAAAATTGGCGATGACTGTGTAAAAGCCAATGGCTTAACGCTCATGTCCTTTGACCCCGGGATTTGCTATCAGGTGGATTTATCCTTGCAATGGGGCCCTAAACGCAGTCACTTTTATACGCTCTCTGCCACTACTGCCGATGGCCGACATTTAAGTGCGAGTGTCCCCTATGAAAATTATCATTTTAATCTTCCCGACTCCGTCAGTCTCATGGGTCTAGGAGCTCAAGAAAGCCTAATCTACATCGACAACCTCGTCATTCGTCTTGAAGATTGA